A window of Streptomyces sp. SAI-127 contains these coding sequences:
- a CDS encoding SDR family oxidoreductase, producing the protein MSTSTGSRIVVTGATGNVGTSVVRLLSEDPEVSSVRGLARRIPDWSPARTEWSAVDLASEQTDLTEEFAGADAVVHLAWAFQPTHDPAMTWRTNVLGSIRVFEAVAAAKVPALVHASSVGAYSPGPKEHAVDESWPTHGWPDAAYCREKAYLERALDTFERDHPAVRVVRMRPAFLFKRESASEQRRIFGGRFLPGQLARPDLLPFLPDIPGLRVQALHTDDAAQAYALAVRSDVRGAFNLAGEPPVDAELLGEMLGARRVRLPRPAARSAIAAAWGLHLLPASPHLFDAVLRLPLMDCTRARTELGWHPEHTATEVLEEFLHGMQQGAGARTEPMKGRKVG; encoded by the coding sequence GTGAGCACTTCAACCGGCAGCAGGATCGTGGTCACGGGCGCCACCGGCAACGTGGGAACCAGCGTGGTGCGCCTTCTCTCCGAGGATCCGGAGGTCAGCTCCGTACGGGGCCTGGCCCGGCGGATCCCGGACTGGTCGCCCGCGCGGACCGAGTGGTCCGCGGTCGACCTGGCATCGGAACAGACCGATCTGACCGAGGAGTTCGCGGGCGCCGACGCGGTGGTCCATCTGGCGTGGGCGTTCCAGCCGACGCACGACCCGGCGATGACCTGGCGCACCAACGTCCTCGGCTCGATCCGGGTGTTCGAGGCGGTCGCGGCGGCCAAGGTGCCGGCACTGGTGCACGCGTCGTCCGTGGGCGCCTACTCCCCGGGTCCGAAGGAGCACGCGGTGGACGAGTCGTGGCCGACGCACGGCTGGCCGGACGCCGCGTACTGCCGGGAGAAGGCGTATCTGGAGCGCGCCCTGGACACCTTCGAGCGCGACCACCCCGCCGTGCGGGTCGTACGGATGCGCCCGGCGTTCCTCTTCAAGCGGGAGTCGGCGAGCGAGCAGCGCCGCATCTTCGGCGGCCGTTTCCTGCCGGGCCAGCTGGCCCGGCCCGATCTGCTGCCCTTCCTCCCCGACATTCCCGGTCTGCGGGTGCAGGCACTGCACACCGACGACGCCGCTCAGGCCTACGCACTGGCGGTGCGCTCGGACGTGCGGGGCGCCTTCAACCTGGCGGGTGAGCCGCCGGTCGACGCCGAGTTGCTGGGCGAGATGCTCGGCGCCCGCCGCGTACGGCTGCCGCGCCCCGCGGCCCGCTCGGCGATCGCGGCCGCGTGGGGTCTGCATCTGCTGCCCGCGTCCCCGCATCTGTTCGACGCGGTCCTGCGGCTGCCCCTGATGGACTGCACGCGTGCGCGTACCGAACTCGGCTGGCACCCGGAGCACACGGCGACCGAGGTGCTGGAGGAGTTCCTGCACGGGATGCAGCAGGGCGCCGGGGCGCGGACGGAGCCGATGAAGGGCCGCAAGGTCGGCTGA
- a CDS encoding ROK family protein, translating to MNGRTVRDLRRANRTAVLQRLYFDGPLSRFELGPVTGLSSGSVSNVVADLVADGLLEEAGSVDSDGGRPRTLLRVSPGSGHMIGVDVGETRVRVELFDLTLTELARAERPLTQRSYDVEAIVGHIRDGIAEVLAGTGTEPEALLGVGIGVPGIVAHTPGSGAVVHGQTIGWDAVPLEALLRTGSPLPGSVRYFIDNGAKTLGQAEMWFGGGRGAGSAVVVLFGSGVGACLVTPEVEHGRAVEWGHLTVRVRGRRCRCGALGCLEAYAGAESLLERWREAGGRPPEGADEETALTAMLAAAHPAEDAEADPVALAVLEETAEYLGAGLSDLINLFQPERIIVGGWAGLQLGARFLPAVRRHATAYALRYPAEKVTVDLGRLGPDAVTVGAAILPLADFFARGGRRPEPAPEGPAPAWRTALEERAPH from the coding sequence TTGAACGGACGCACCGTACGCGATCTCAGACGCGCCAACCGCACTGCCGTGCTGCAGCGCCTCTACTTCGACGGCCCCCTCAGCCGCTTCGAACTCGGGCCGGTCACCGGGCTCAGCTCCGGCTCGGTCAGCAACGTCGTCGCCGACCTGGTGGCCGACGGCCTGCTGGAGGAGGCCGGCAGCGTCGACTCCGACGGCGGACGCCCCCGCACCCTGCTGCGGGTGTCGCCCGGCAGCGGCCACATGATCGGCGTCGACGTCGGCGAGACCCGGGTGCGCGTCGAGCTGTTCGACCTGACCCTCACCGAACTCGCCCGCGCCGAACGGCCGTTGACCCAGCGGAGCTACGACGTCGAGGCCATCGTCGGGCACATCCGCGACGGCATCGCCGAGGTGCTCGCCGGTACCGGGACCGAGCCCGAGGCGCTGCTCGGCGTCGGCATCGGCGTGCCCGGCATCGTCGCGCACACTCCTGGGAGCGGGGCCGTCGTGCACGGCCAGACGATCGGCTGGGACGCCGTCCCGCTGGAGGCACTGCTGCGCACCGGCTCCCCGCTGCCCGGCAGCGTCCGGTACTTCATCGACAACGGCGCCAAGACCCTCGGCCAGGCCGAGATGTGGTTCGGCGGCGGCCGCGGTGCCGGCAGCGCCGTCGTGGTCCTCTTTGGCTCCGGCGTCGGCGCCTGTCTGGTGACGCCAGAGGTGGAGCACGGCCGGGCGGTCGAATGGGGGCATCTGACCGTACGGGTCAGGGGGCGCCGCTGCCGCTGCGGTGCCCTCGGCTGCCTGGAGGCCTACGCGGGCGCCGAGTCGCTGCTCGAGCGCTGGCGGGAAGCGGGCGGCCGCCCGCCCGAGGGCGCCGACGAGGAGACGGCGCTGACCGCGATGCTCGCCGCCGCCCACCCGGCCGAGGACGCCGAGGCCGACCCGGTGGCCCTCGCCGTCCTGGAGGAGACCGCCGAGTACCTGGGCGCAGGCCTGTCCGACCTGATCAACCTCTTCCAGCCCGAGCGGATCATCGTGGGCGGCTGGGCCGGGCTTCAGCTCGGCGCCCGGTTCCTGCCCGCCGTACGGCGCCACGCGACGGCGTACGCGCTGCGGTACCCGGCCGAGAAGGTCACCGTCGACCTCGGCCGTCTCGGGCCCGACGCGGTCACCGTCGGCGCGGCCATCCTCCCGCTCGCCGACTTCTTCGCCCGCGGCGGCCGGCGGCCCGAACCCGCGCCCGAGGGGCCGGCACCGGCCTGGCGGACGGCCCTGGAGGAGCGGGCCCCGCACTGA
- a CDS encoding aminoglycoside phosphotransferase family protein, with product MLDADRTAAERGEGGGTLVDSWEWARRVLEGAGLDPGRLAGLGPLSGGTYNTVEELLLTDGTRYVLKVPPASTVPGLRYERELLVSEAEFYRAAAVAEVAAPHVVALGEDTAVPHLLMTACPGEPWDGSVTEAERAPLRRELGRQVARLHTVTGPGFGYPSGALGPLAPDWRTAFTVMIEAILDDARDYGARLPRSVDQVASTLKAGFPALDEVTVPALVHFDLWDGNILLDRRADGELRIGGLIDGERMLWGDPLADFVSLALLGDIKKDEAFLAGYREEGGRAEFDVPARVRLALYRAYLYLIMLTETVPRAVDDEKERWVQSAVAPELVAALDEIEALSRVAGV from the coding sequence ATGCTCGACGCCGACCGTACGGCCGCCGAGCGGGGAGAAGGGGGCGGGACGTTGGTGGACTCCTGGGAGTGGGCCCGGCGGGTGCTGGAGGGGGCGGGTCTCGACCCCGGCCGCCTCGCCGGGCTAGGGCCCCTGAGTGGCGGCACGTACAACACCGTTGAGGAGCTTCTCCTGACCGACGGCACCCGTTACGTCCTCAAGGTACCGCCCGCGTCCACCGTTCCCGGCCTGCGCTACGAGCGTGAACTCCTGGTCTCCGAGGCGGAGTTCTACCGTGCCGCCGCCGTGGCCGAGGTCGCCGCGCCGCACGTCGTGGCCCTCGGTGAGGACACCGCCGTACCCCATCTGCTGATGACCGCGTGTCCCGGCGAGCCCTGGGACGGCTCGGTGACCGAAGCCGAACGGGCACCCTTGCGAAGGGAGTTGGGCCGCCAGGTGGCCCGGCTGCACACGGTGACCGGGCCGGGCTTCGGCTACCCCTCCGGTGCCCTCGGTCCACTCGCCCCCGACTGGCGGACCGCGTTCACGGTCATGATCGAGGCGATCCTGGACGACGCCCGGGACTACGGAGCACGGCTGCCCCGCTCCGTCGACCAGGTGGCGAGCACGTTGAAGGCCGGCTTCCCCGCCCTCGACGAGGTCACGGTCCCGGCCCTGGTCCACTTCGACCTGTGGGACGGCAACATCCTGCTGGACCGCCGGGCCGACGGGGAGCTCCGCATCGGCGGGCTCATCGACGGGGAGCGGATGCTCTGGGGCGACCCCCTCGCCGACTTCGTCTCCCTGGCGCTGCTCGGGGACATCAAGAAGGACGAGGCGTTCCTCGCGGGCTACCGGGAGGAGGGCGGCCGGGCCGAGTTCGACGTGCCGGCCCGGGTGCGCCTGGCCCTCTACCGCGCCTACCTCTATCTGATCATGCTCACCGAGACCGTCCCACGGGCGGTCGACGACGAGAAGGAACGCTGGGTCCAGTCGGCGGTGGCACCGGAACTCGTCGCCGCCCTTGACGAGATCGAGGCCCTCTCCCGGGTCGCAGGAGTCTGA
- a CDS encoding cation:proton antiporter: MNPWALVVAGTAVALYGVLSRRLSTTVVSGPLVFVAAGLAIGPLGLGLLQEEGPEPVRALLEGALAVVLFTDASAIRGRELRRERFLPLRLLAVGLPLTMVLGWLVAWPLLPGLGMWELALVAVILGPTDAALGQQAVSDRRVPALVRHGLDVESGVNDGLALPFFVLALAAAGGGHGDQGVGETFLRALLLSSAIGSVVGWVVARLLRWSAARGWAAHGWRQLASLAVPVVAYPVAVEAEGSGFIAVWVAGLAFGNVLRKSAAPVGGAGAGESGDATAFTERLGLLLTSMSFLAFGATILGPVLEHLTWRMLVYAVLSLTVIRMLPVAVALLGTGLRPPTLAYIGWFGPRGLASLVFGLLAVEEHLPGTHVLGGAVALTVALSVCLHGATAPLLGGRYGAWYARTLAIHPGLKEHADVPDEGVGTPRGGPDPAR, encoded by the coding sequence GTGAATCCGTGGGCACTGGTGGTGGCGGGTACGGCGGTTGCCCTCTATGGAGTGCTGTCACGACGGCTGTCCACCACGGTGGTGTCCGGACCGTTGGTGTTCGTGGCCGCGGGGCTGGCCATCGGCCCCCTCGGTCTGGGGCTCCTCCAGGAGGAGGGTCCGGAGCCGGTCCGGGCTCTGCTGGAGGGCGCGCTGGCGGTGGTGCTGTTCACCGACGCGTCGGCGATCCGGGGGCGCGAGCTGCGGCGGGAGCGGTTTCTGCCGTTGCGGCTGCTGGCTGTGGGGCTGCCGTTGACGATGGTGTTGGGGTGGCTGGTGGCATGGCCGTTGTTGCCGGGTCTTGGCATGTGGGAACTGGCTCTGGTCGCGGTCATTCTGGGTCCCACGGACGCGGCGCTGGGCCAGCAGGCCGTCTCGGACCGCAGGGTGCCCGCGTTGGTGCGCCATGGCCTGGACGTCGAGTCCGGGGTGAACGACGGTCTGGCGCTGCCGTTCTTCGTTCTGGCGCTGGCCGCGGCCGGCGGCGGCCATGGCGATCAGGGTGTCGGTGAGACGTTCCTGCGCGCCCTGCTGCTGAGCTCGGCGATCGGTTCCGTCGTGGGCTGGGTCGTTGCCCGGCTCCTGCGCTGGTCGGCCGCCCGCGGATGGGCTGCTCACGGGTGGCGCCAGCTGGCGTCGCTGGCTGTCCCGGTCGTCGCCTACCCCGTGGCCGTCGAGGCCGAGGGCAGCGGATTCATCGCTGTCTGGGTCGCCGGGCTGGCGTTCGGGAACGTCCTTCGAAAGTCCGCTGCCCCTGTGGGTGGTGCCGGCGCGGGCGAGTCCGGCGACGCCACCGCCTTCACGGAACGGCTCGGCCTGCTGCTCACCTCAATGAGCTTCCTGGCGTTCGGTGCGACCATTCTGGGCCCGGTGCTGGAGCACTTGACCTGGCGGATGCTGGTGTACGCCGTGCTGAGCCTGACCGTGATCCGGATGCTCCCGGTCGCCGTGGCCCTGCTCGGAACCGGACTGCGGCCGCCGACCCTCGCCTACATCGGATGGTTCGGTCCGCGCGGACTGGCCTCCTTGGTGTTCGGCCTGCTGGCTGTCGAAGAGCACCTGCCGGGCACACACGTCCTCGGCGGCGCAGTGGCATTGACGGTCGCCTTGAGCGTCTGCCTGCACGGAGCCACCGCTCCGCTGCTGGGCGGCCGTTACGGCGCCTGGTACGCCAGAACTCTCGCGATCCATCCCGGGCTCAAAGAGCACGCGGATGTTCCGGACGAGGGTGTCGGCACGCCTCGGGGCGGCCCGGATCCGGCACGGTAG
- a CDS encoding DUF3626 domain-containing protein, with protein MAAVSEGPAVAPDMRITLNFHPDRVARGLPLLEALAQDGAYHSQFVTGTSNGGLTAHPGGDRWRWESRIFGGAYDDADAHDRPVYGALNFRRQVVGAAPRFGSSHFRLTGEPLARATFCYPDSAAEPVHFGVAAGMSLIALAEADEQDALNDYIEAQVHGGVDLARDVEALVLDASYRNTPVEAAAHLLPVPLEWHPGYRITVAELLRHAHYRGQEYADLGASIAEDGVVDPRIIGDAARTGRYELQHLKMVWHTLARFGAPEATAHAGRRARILRATADSVGGG; from the coding sequence GTGGCGGCCGTCTCGGAGGGGCCGGCCGTCGCCCCGGACATGCGCATCACGCTGAACTTCCATCCGGACCGCGTGGCGCGCGGCCTGCCCCTCCTGGAGGCCCTGGCCCAGGACGGTGCCTACCACTCGCAGTTCGTCACCGGCACGAGCAACGGCGGGCTGACCGCGCACCCCGGCGGCGACCGCTGGCGCTGGGAGAGCCGGATCTTCGGCGGCGCCTACGACGACGCGGACGCCCATGACCGGCCCGTGTACGGCGCGCTGAACTTCCGCCGTCAGGTGGTGGGCGCGGCCCCGCGGTTCGGCTCCTCGCACTTCCGGCTGACCGGCGAGCCGCTGGCCCGCGCCACCTTCTGCTACCCCGACAGCGCCGCCGAGCCGGTCCACTTCGGGGTCGCCGCAGGCATGTCCCTGATCGCCCTCGCGGAGGCGGACGAGCAGGACGCCCTCAACGACTACATCGAGGCCCAGGTGCACGGCGGCGTGGACCTGGCCCGCGACGTGGAGGCCCTCGTCCTGGACGCGAGCTACCGGAACACCCCCGTCGAGGCGGCGGCACACCTGCTGCCCGTCCCCCTCGAGTGGCACCCCGGCTACCGGATCACCGTCGCGGAACTGCTCCGCCACGCCCACTACCGCGGACAGGAGTACGCCGACCTGGGCGCGAGCATCGCCGAGGACGGAGTCGTCGACCCGCGCATCATCGGCGACGCCGCCCGGACCGGCCGCTACGAACTCCAGCACCTGAAGATGGTCTGGCACACACTGGCCCGCTTCGGGGCGCCGGAGGCGACGGCACATGCGGGGCGACGCGCGCGGATCCTTCGCGCCACTGCCGACTCCGTCGGCGGAGGATAG
- a CDS encoding zinc-binding dehydrogenase: MRAVRIDSFGGPEVLVPVDVPDPVPGPGEVLVRIAAAGVNRADALLRAGLYHRAGRPPLIPGAEAAGVVVEVGEGVTDFAPGQRVMALDGGKSSGFYAELATVPATHVVVLPDAVDLVRAATLPIAWLSAWYCVRHLARVSKDDTVVVKAAASGVGTAAVQLAAEAGARVLALAGSAEKAAWAGEFGADVTVDTSAFPEDAEVEEVLRLTDGRGADVVLDTVGGRAFGRSLREVGHGGRVVALANVALEPSTVDTRDFYPKNASILGFQLTNLQIHGYDPRPDLRELADRVAAGGYRVPIETVVPLEEARAAHERLERRDNRGKIVLSVGPVFGK, encoded by the coding sequence ATGCGTGCGGTGCGGATCGACAGTTTCGGCGGACCGGAGGTACTGGTGCCGGTCGACGTCCCCGACCCGGTACCGGGCCCCGGAGAGGTGCTGGTGCGGATCGCCGCGGCCGGGGTGAACCGGGCGGACGCCCTGCTCCGCGCCGGCCTCTACCACCGCGCCGGACGCCCGCCGCTCATCCCCGGTGCCGAGGCGGCGGGGGTCGTCGTGGAGGTGGGGGAGGGGGTGACCGACTTCGCGCCGGGACAGCGGGTCATGGCCCTGGACGGCGGCAAGTCGTCAGGTTTCTACGCAGAGTTGGCGACAGTGCCCGCCACCCACGTGGTCGTGCTCCCGGACGCCGTGGACCTGGTGCGGGCGGCAACTCTGCCGATCGCATGGCTCAGCGCCTGGTACTGCGTGCGGCACCTCGCCCGTGTCTCCAAGGACGACACCGTGGTGGTGAAGGCGGCGGCGAGCGGTGTGGGTACCGCGGCCGTGCAGCTCGCCGCCGAGGCGGGGGCGCGGGTCCTCGCCCTCGCCGGCTCGGCCGAGAAGGCCGCCTGGGCGGGGGAGTTCGGCGCCGACGTCACCGTCGACACCTCCGCCTTCCCCGAGGACGCCGAGGTCGAGGAGGTGCTCCGGCTCACCGACGGCCGTGGTGCCGACGTCGTCCTGGACACCGTCGGCGGCCGGGCCTTCGGCCGCAGTCTGCGTGAAGTGGGCCACGGGGGCCGGGTCGTGGCCCTCGCCAACGTCGCCCTGGAGCCGAGCACCGTCGACACCCGCGACTTCTATCCCAAGAACGCCTCGATCCTCGGCTTCCAGCTCACCAACCTCCAGATCCACGGCTACGACCCGCGCCCCGACCTGCGCGAACTGGCCGACCGGGTCGCCGCCGGCGGCTATCGCGTGCCGATCGAGACCGTCGTACCCCTGGAAGAGGCGCGGGCCGCCCACGAGCGGCTGGAGCGGCGTGACAACCGCGGCAAGATCGTGCTCTCGGTCGGACCCGTATTCGGCAAATGA
- a CDS encoding ABATE domain-containing protein, translating to MTGSPAPADPALAFPFIGGRPCLDFAATLGKRHATPLERLPDTAALARWITQAELATDEAAVRVTARDLADARLLREALYGLVRAAMAGREPDPADVERVNAVAAQPDLAPQLGPVRWTARSPARAALATVARDAVLLVRGPLLERVKECENPACSLLFLDDSQARRRRWCSMDRCGNLAKIAGYRSRSRAASTR from the coding sequence ATGACCGGCAGCCCCGCCCCCGCCGACCCGGCACTCGCGTTCCCCTTCATCGGCGGCCGCCCCTGTCTGGACTTCGCGGCCACCCTCGGCAAACGGCACGCCACGCCGCTGGAGCGGCTCCCCGACACCGCGGCCCTCGCACGCTGGATCACGCAGGCGGAGCTGGCCACCGACGAGGCAGCGGTGCGGGTCACCGCTCGGGATCTAGCGGACGCCCGCCTCCTGCGCGAGGCCCTGTACGGCCTGGTCCGCGCCGCGATGGCCGGCCGGGAGCCCGACCCGGCCGACGTGGAGCGGGTCAACGCGGTCGCCGCCCAGCCGGATCTCGCGCCCCAACTGGGTCCGGTCCGCTGGACGGCGCGCAGTCCGGCCCGCGCGGCCCTGGCGACGGTGGCGCGGGACGCCGTACTCCTGGTGCGGGGCCCGCTCCTGGAGCGGGTCAAGGAGTGTGAGAACCCGGCCTGTTCACTGCTGTTCCTGGACGACTCGCAGGCCCGCCGGCGCCGTTGGTGCTCGATGGACCGCTGCGGCAACCTCGCGAAGATCGCGGGTTACCGGTCCCGCAGCCGGGCCGCCTCCACCCGGTGA
- a CDS encoding erythromycin esterase family protein — MTWTRTSTILTLIITLGTVVPAAATTRAPAPTVVEALDRTAHPLRTVEPGGDTRDLRPLDRMIADAEVVGIGEATHGSHDFFALKDRIFRHLVENKGFRTFALEAPWSTGLRLDDYVVHGKGDPRRIMREEFQRDYLWWNNTDYLRLVEWMRAYNVRHPADPVRFIGDDTAWTGPEVYDEVVARVAAADPVSGERLNGLYRGLRPTEPTGTYIEGYLGKPYAERREMAERTGEALELVRRTGAGDRTVQDATAIDRTARQYAFDFEEPGQIPDAMRYRDRAMAANVLWWQRHTGTKVLLSAHDAHVGYESYDPAYPKMQGAFLRDGLGAAYVNIGLTFDRGSFNATDQDETAVRRWTVGPAAPGSNERTLDRVRYRDYAVDLRTVGSPARAWLRQARPTYRIGTAYPDGPHDVALARTHDILIHLHRVEAARLRDR; from the coding sequence ATGACCTGGACACGGACCTCTACCATCCTGACCCTGATCATCACTCTCGGCACGGTCGTGCCGGCGGCGGCGACGACCCGGGCACCGGCCCCGACCGTCGTCGAGGCCCTCGACCGGACCGCGCACCCCCTGCGGACCGTCGAACCCGGCGGCGACACCCGCGATCTGCGCCCCCTCGACCGGATGATCGCCGACGCCGAGGTCGTCGGCATCGGCGAGGCCACGCACGGCTCGCACGACTTCTTCGCCCTCAAGGACCGCATCTTCCGCCACCTCGTCGAGAACAAGGGCTTCCGCACCTTCGCCCTGGAAGCCCCCTGGAGCACCGGCCTGCGACTCGACGACTACGTGGTGCACGGCAAGGGAGACCCGCGGCGCATCATGCGCGAGGAGTTCCAGCGCGACTACCTGTGGTGGAACAACACCGACTATCTGCGGCTCGTCGAGTGGATGCGGGCGTACAACGTCCGCCACCCCGCCGACCCCGTCCGCTTCATCGGCGACGACACCGCCTGGACCGGACCCGAGGTGTACGACGAGGTCGTGGCCCGCGTGGCCGCCGCCGACCCCGTCTCCGGCGAGCGCCTGAACGGGCTGTACCGCGGGCTGCGGCCCACCGAGCCGACGGGAACGTACATCGAGGGCTACCTCGGCAAGCCGTACGCCGAACGCAGGGAGATGGCCGAACGCACCGGCGAGGCGCTGGAGCTGGTGAGGCGGACGGGGGCCGGCGACCGGACCGTCCAGGACGCCACCGCGATCGACCGCACCGCCCGCCAGTACGCCTTCGATTTCGAGGAGCCCGGACAGATCCCCGACGCCATGCGCTACCGCGACCGGGCGATGGCCGCCAACGTGCTCTGGTGGCAGCGGCACACCGGGACCAAGGTCCTGCTGTCCGCGCACGACGCGCATGTCGGCTACGAGAGCTACGACCCCGCCTACCCGAAGATGCAGGGCGCCTTCCTGCGCGACGGCCTGGGAGCGGCGTACGTGAACATCGGCCTGACCTTCGACCGGGGCTCGTTCAACGCCACCGACCAGGACGAGACCGCCGTCCGGCGCTGGACCGTGGGCCCGGCCGCCCCCGGCAGCAACGAGCGGACCCTCGACCGGGTGAGGTACCGCGACTACGCGGTCGACCTGCGAACCGTCGGCTCACCCGCGCGCGCCTGGCTCCGCCAGGCCCGCCCGACCTACCGGATCGGCACCGCCTACCCCGACGGCCCGCACGACGTCGCCCTGGCCCGCACCCACGACATCCTGATCCACCTTCACCGGGTGGAGGCGGCCCGGCTGCGGGACCGGTAA
- a CDS encoding aromatic acid exporter family protein produces MRDVREWTASLVRFVKRRRDPVVVQTLRSAGAATIAYVIALRLSPESAPLTAPLTALLVVQVTLYSTLTTGIRRVNSVVTGVLVAIAFSLLVGLTWWSLALLIVASLVVGRLVRVEEFVPEVAISAMLVLGVTTVGDTAWARVLETLIGAVVGLAFNLLLAPPVWVGEAGESIEGLARRLRKLMLRIGEEAAGRTPVELATARLYEARELDHDIVEVDAALRQAEDSLKLNPRVKEGLLHRVVLRTGLDTLEICTVVLRVLARTLTDLAKERDPFADEPYAVDEGQAPDPLFGPETGRTVEQLLSEIGDAVVSFAVLVTTHVSVSAESAEARLTAELRQATATRDKLAQLLLEEIQRDPRHWQLHGAVLTEVNRILDELDTEHRSRRLLEELDRAAREQRERMPHLTRLQERWRGNRPVLSRRSR; encoded by the coding sequence ATGCGAGATGTACGTGAGTGGACGGCGTCCCTGGTGCGGTTTGTGAAGCGGCGCCGGGACCCTGTCGTCGTGCAGACGCTGCGGTCGGCGGGCGCGGCGACGATCGCGTACGTCATCGCGCTGCGGCTCAGCCCCGAATCGGCGCCGCTCACGGCTCCCCTGACCGCGCTGCTGGTCGTGCAGGTCACCCTCTACTCCACGCTCACCACCGGCATCCGCCGGGTGAACTCCGTGGTGACCGGAGTCCTCGTCGCCATCGCCTTCAGTCTGCTGGTGGGTCTGACCTGGTGGAGTCTGGCCCTGCTGATCGTGGCGTCGCTGGTGGTCGGACGGCTGGTGCGGGTCGAGGAGTTCGTGCCCGAGGTGGCGATCAGCGCGATGCTGGTGCTCGGGGTGACGACCGTCGGGGACACCGCCTGGGCGCGCGTGCTGGAGACGCTGATCGGCGCGGTCGTCGGCCTCGCCTTCAATCTGCTGCTCGCTCCCCCGGTGTGGGTGGGCGAGGCGGGCGAGTCGATCGAGGGGCTGGCCCGCCGGCTGCGGAAGCTGATGCTGCGGATCGGCGAGGAGGCCGCGGGCCGTACGCCCGTGGAGCTGGCGACGGCCCGGCTGTACGAGGCGCGCGAGCTCGACCACGACATCGTCGAGGTGGACGCGGCCCTTAGGCAGGCCGAGGACAGTCTCAAACTGAACCCCCGGGTGAAGGAGGGCCTGCTGCACCGGGTGGTGCTGCGCACCGGCCTGGACACCCTGGAGATCTGCACGGTCGTGCTGCGGGTCCTCGCCCGCACCCTCACCGACCTCGCCAAGGAGCGTGACCCCTTCGCCGACGAGCCCTACGCGGTCGACGAGGGACAGGCTCCCGATCCGCTGTTCGGGCCCGAGACCGGCCGCACGGTGGAGCAGTTGCTGTCGGAGATCGGCGACGCCGTGGTCAGCTTCGCGGTCCTGGTCACCACCCATGTCAGCGTGAGCGCCGAGTCCGCGGAGGCCAGGCTCACCGCCGAGCTGCGCCAGGCCACGGCGACCCGCGACAAACTGGCCCAGCTGCTGCTGGAGGAGATCCAGCGCGACCCCCGCCACTGGCAGCTGCACGGCGCCGTCCTCACCGAGGTCAACCGCATCCTCGACGAGCTCGACACCGAGCACCGCTCCCGCCGCCTGCTGGAGGAACTGGACCGGGCCGCCCGCGAGCAGCGCGAGCGGATGCCGCATCTGACCCGGCTCCAGGAGCGGTGGCGCGGGAACCGCCCGGTGCTCTCCCGTCGTTCCAGGTGA